In bacterium, one genomic interval encodes:
- a CDS encoding SpoIIE family protein phosphatase — MCVQRISTLLFCRYCYFIFLLYLLTGVHFMESGSSPELNTLQEENIRLRRAVEELSILNDLARVIGGTMNSQEIMQTIIHRSLRAVHAEQGVITLVDSSADRSMKTLVRSMVSSSDHSKFHLTESMLGWMHLNKKPLMVNDPATDERFRGITWDASFRNALSVPMTVKSTLIGVLTVYNKKEGKAFTDDEQRLLAIIATQSAQVVENARLYEKEKELVYIQEELRLAAQIQSELLPTTFPKIKGYQLSGKSIAAQSVGGDYFDFIQMNENKLAVCLGDVSGKGLPAAMLMANLQATLRGQTLLANSPKQCIERSNKLLHQSTGDEKYATLFYGILDTATHQFSYTNAGHNPPLIISKDGSIRLLRKGGIVVAMMETFPYDEETVSFLPGDTLIIYSDGISEAMNDKEEEFGEERLEALLKKTLHRPPDEMITSVIEAVNAHAGNMPQMDDMTLVVLKMME; from the coding sequence ATGTGCGTACAGCGGATAAGCACGTTACTTTTTTGCCGGTACTGTTATTTCATATTTTTGTTGTATCTACTTACAGGAGTACACTTCATGGAATCCGGTTCATCACCCGAACTCAATACCTTACAGGAAGAAAATATCAGGCTGCGGCGCGCAGTTGAAGAACTTTCTATTTTGAATGACCTGGCGCGCGTGATCGGCGGCACCATGAATTCTCAGGAAATCATGCAGACGATCATTCACCGCTCACTTCGAGCTGTGCACGCAGAACAGGGTGTTATCACCCTCGTTGACTCCAGCGCCGACCGATCCATGAAGACATTGGTACGAAGCATGGTCAGTTCCAGCGATCACTCAAAATTCCACTTGACCGAAAGTATGCTCGGCTGGATGCATCTCAACAAGAAACCGCTGATGGTTAACGATCCTGCAACGGACGAACGGTTTAGAGGTATTACCTGGGACGCTTCGTTCCGCAATGCCCTAAGCGTTCCGATGACCGTCAAATCAACGCTGATAGGCGTTCTAACTGTGTATAACAAAAAAGAAGGAAAAGCCTTCACCGACGATGAACAGCGCTTGCTCGCTATTATTGCAACCCAATCGGCGCAGGTCGTCGAGAATGCGCGTCTATATGAAAAAGAAAAAGAACTGGTATATATCCAGGAGGAGTTGCGTCTCGCTGCGCAAATTCAATCCGAACTCCTGCCGACCACTTTTCCAAAGATCAAGGGATACCAACTTTCCGGAAAAAGCATCGCCGCGCAATCGGTTGGAGGCGACTACTTTGATTTTATTCAGATGAACGAAAACAAATTGGCGGTTTGTCTCGGCGACGTCTCAGGAAAAGGTTTGCCGGCGGCTATGCTCATGGCCAATCTGCAGGCGACACTGCGCGGACAAACGCTGCTCGCCAATTCCCCCAAGCAATGCATCGAGCGTTCCAACAAACTATTGCACCAAAGCACCGGCGATGAGAAATACGCAACGCTGTTTTACGGAATTCTGGATACGGCCACGCATCAGTTCAGCTACACCAATGCCGGCCACAATCCGCCGCTGATCATTTCCAAGGACGGCTCCATACGACTATTGCGCAAGGGCGGGATCGTAGTCGCCATGATGGAAACTTTTCCATATGATGAGGAAACGGTCAGCTTTCTCCCCGGCGACACGTTGATCATTTATTCGGATGGTATTTCGGAAGCGATGAATGATAAGGAAGAAGAGTTCGGCGAAGAAAGACTGGAAGCGCTTCTGAAGAAAACGCTGCATCGTCCTCCGGATGAAATGATCACTTCGGTTATCGAAGCAGTCAATGCGCATGCAGGAAACATGCCTCAGATGGACGACATGACGCTGGTCGTATTGAAGATGATGGAATAA
- a CDS encoding YbhB/YbcL family Raf kinase inhibitor-like protein: protein MNIESSVFKDRGWIPKKYTCDGENVSPPLLFNSIPLNAASLALICDDPDAPAGTWVHWVVFNLPQNTKGLPENILSDTALPGGAKQGVNDFRNIGYGGPCPPSGKHRYYFKLYALDYLLDLEAGATKWQVVQAMKGHIIAEAKLMGMYQR, encoded by the coding sequence ATGAATATTGAAAGCTCCGTTTTCAAAGACCGCGGATGGATTCCAAAAAAATACACTTGCGACGGCGAAAATGTTTCTCCACCGCTTTTGTTTAACAGTATCCCGCTAAATGCAGCCAGCCTTGCCTTGATCTGCGATGATCCCGATGCGCCGGCCGGAACATGGGTTCACTGGGTTGTATTTAACTTGCCGCAGAATACGAAAGGCCTGCCTGAAAATATTTTATCCGACACAGCGTTGCCCGGCGGCGCCAAGCAGGGCGTCAACGATTTTCGCAATATCGGTTACGGCGGGCCGTGTCCTCCAAGCGGTAAGCATAGGTATTATTTTAAACTTTACGCCCTGGACTATTTACTAGACCTTGAAGCGGGAGCCACAAAGTGGCAGGTTGTCCAAGCCATGAAAGGTCATATTATTGCTGAAGCAAAACTAATGGGTATGTATCAACGGTAA
- a CDS encoding transposase: MNTIRNRKSIRLPGYDYSKPGAYFVTVCVKEHAHLFGSIEKTVMRENEFGEIVRECWNDLPRHYPSVKLDTFVIMPNHIHGIIIIVNDDHGGGDVGAGFKPAPTKTKTNTPKRHGLSEIIRALKTFSARRINEMRNSPGISVWQRNFYEHIIRNEHALNQIRKYIEANPANWQLNNGNSISDELAHVKTLSTV; the protein is encoded by the coding sequence ATGAACACGATCCGAAACAGAAAATCCATTCGATTACCTGGTTACGATTATTCAAAACCCGGCGCCTATTTCGTGACGGTATGCGTGAAAGAACATGCGCATTTATTCGGTTCCATCGAAAAAACCGTCATGCGGGAAAACGAATTTGGGGAAATCGTACGGGAATGTTGGAATGATTTGCCCCGTCATTACCCGTCGGTGAAATTGGACACATTCGTCATCATGCCGAATCATATTCATGGAATTATTATCATCGTGAATGATGATCACGGCGGTGGTGACGTAGGGGCAGGTTTCAAACCTGCCCCTACGAAAACCAAAACCAACACACCAAAACGTCACGGTTTGTCCGAAATCATCCGTGCGTTGAAAACGTTTTCCGCCCGCCGTATCAATGAAATGCGAAATTCGCCCGGTATTTCCGTTTGGCAACGTAATTTTTATGAACATATTATCCGGAACGAACATGCGTTAAATCAAATCCGCAAATATATCGAAGCCAATCCTGCGAATTGGCAATTGAACAATGGGAATTCCATTTCCGATGAACTCGCCCACGTCAAAACCTTGTCAACCGTTTAG
- a CDS encoding S9 family peptidase, with the protein MNKPMLLDFPIAKKNRITAKIHNDTRTDDYFWLRDKDNPDVIAYLEEENKYTAKTMAHTEILQEKLYQEMVARIKETDDSVPQKWGDYFYYRRTEKGKQYEIYCRKKGSLNAPEEILLDANELGEGKDYFSLGVFQVSPDHQFLAYSIDTNGSEKYTLHIKDLRAGKNLHEEIPNTYYGMEWANDNRTLFYNTIDAASRPYRVFRHELGSDHTKDELIYEENDERYFLEIAKSRSEKYIFMNIGSKVSTEVRYLDADRPSGGFKLFHPREEHVEYFVEHQDADFYVLTNEHAVNFKLMKTPVDATDKMHWLEFLAHREDVLIEDVDAFKNYLVIYEREKGLKRLRVRDIQMNAEHYVEFPEPVYTLSPNGNPEYGTSILRFTYSSLITPPSTIDYDMNTRVQELKKQEEVIGYDAAQYRCERLYAEATDGAQIPMSMVYKRGMVKDGNSPLLLYGYGSYGITVEPGFSSSRVSLLDRGFIFVIAHIRGGQELGRLWYENGKLLKKKNTFTDFIACAEYLAKEKYTSQDKMAIMGASAGGLLMGAVTNMRPDLFKAVVAKVPFVDVANTMLDATLPLTVTEYEEWGNPNEKAYYDYIQSYAPYEQVEAKDYPNILATAGLHDPRVSYWEPAKWVAKLRCVKTDQNVILLKTNMGAGHGGASGRYDYLREIAFEYAFILDRVGNR; encoded by the coding sequence ATGAATAAACCCATGCTCTTAGATTTTCCTATTGCCAAAAAGAACAGAATAACCGCTAAAATTCACAACGATACGCGAACCGACGATTATTTCTGGCTGCGTGACAAAGATAATCCCGACGTCATAGCGTATTTGGAGGAAGAGAATAAGTATACGGCGAAGACGATGGCGCATACGGAAATATTACAGGAGAAATTATATCAGGAAATGGTTGCCAGGATCAAAGAAACGGATGATTCCGTTCCGCAAAAATGGGGGGATTATTTTTATTACCGCCGAACGGAAAAAGGCAAACAATATGAAATCTATTGCAGAAAAAAAGGATCGTTGAATGCGCCGGAAGAAATTCTACTGGATGCGAATGAACTCGGAGAAGGAAAAGACTATTTTTCACTGGGTGTTTTTCAGGTTAGCCCCGACCATCAGTTCCTGGCTTATTCCATCGACACCAACGGTTCCGAAAAATATACTCTGCACATTAAAGATTTGCGCGCTGGAAAAAATTTGCATGAAGAAATTCCAAATACGTATTACGGCATGGAATGGGCTAATGACAATCGTACTCTTTTCTACAATACTATTGACGCCGCATCACGCCCTTACAGAGTGTTTCGGCATGAACTGGGCAGTGATCATACCAAGGATGAATTAATTTACGAAGAAAATGACGAGCGGTATTTTTTGGAAATTGCCAAGTCACGCAGCGAGAAATATATCTTTATGAACATCGGCAGCAAAGTTTCAACGGAAGTGCGTTATTTGGATGCCGATCGGCCGTCAGGCGGCTTCAAGTTATTTCATCCCCGGGAGGAGCATGTAGAATATTTTGTAGAACATCAGGATGCCGATTTCTACGTTTTGACAAACGAGCATGCTGTGAATTTTAAGTTGATGAAAACGCCGGTTGATGCAACGGATAAAATGCATTGGCTGGAATTTCTTGCTCACCGGGAAGATGTATTAATTGAGGATGTCGACGCCTTCAAAAATTATTTGGTGATTTATGAGCGTGAGAAGGGGCTTAAGCGTTTACGCGTTCGAGATATTCAAATGAACGCAGAGCACTATGTTGAATTTCCTGAACCGGTTTATACTTTGTCTCCCAACGGCAATCCGGAATACGGCACGTCAATCCTGCGCTTTACCTATAGTTCATTGATTACGCCGCCAAGCACCATTGACTATGATATGAATACCCGCGTACAGGAGTTAAAAAAGCAGGAAGAAGTTATCGGTTATGACGCGGCGCAGTATAGGTGTGAAAGATTGTATGCGGAGGCAACCGATGGCGCTCAAATTCCGATGTCGATGGTATATAAAAGGGGAATGGTTAAAGACGGAAACAGCCCGTTGTTATTGTATGGATACGGTTCATATGGAATTACGGTCGAACCGGGTTTTTCTTCATCGCGCGTAAGTTTACTTGATCGCGGATTTATCTTTGTCATTGCTCATATCCGGGGCGGGCAGGAACTTGGCCGGCTATGGTATGAAAACGGGAAGCTTTTAAAAAAGAAAAACACATTTACCGATTTTATCGCATGCGCCGAATACCTGGCCAAAGAAAAATATACATCACAAGATAAAATGGCCATTATGGGTGCGAGCGCCGGAGGGTTGCTCATGGGAGCGGTGACCAATATGCGTCCCGACCTTTTTAAAGCCGTTGTTGCAAAAGTTCCTTTCGTCGATGTTGCGAATACCATGCTGGATGCTACGCTTCCTTTGACGGTGACGGAGTACGAGGAATGGGGCAACCCGAATGAAAAAGCTTATTACGACTATATTCAGTCATATGCGCCGTACGAACAGGTGGAAGCAAAAGACTACCCGAACATACTCGCTACGGCCGGACTTCATGATCCGCGTGTTTCTTATTGGGAGCCCGCAAAGTGGGTGGCTAAATTGCGCTGTGTGAAAACCGATCAAAATGTAATTCTTCTGAAGACCAATATGGGCGCGGGACACGGCGGCGCATCGGGACGTTATGATTATTTGAGGGAAATTGCTTTCGAATATGCTTTTATTCTGGATAGGGTTGGAAACCGCTAA
- a CDS encoding sigma-70 family RNA polymerase sigma factor has translation MEDRAIVHKILSGDLNAFETIVNSNQKLVAHVVFKMVRQAADREEVCQDVFIKVYENLKSFQFNSKLSTWIARIAYNSCLNYLQKKKLPLYNDVPTTYDENEPISAGFSENIWGSSPGPEDALMRRQVSEYLKTEIGQLPVQYRTIITLYHLDEMSYQEIGQVLNLPEGTVKSYLFRARKMLKDKLLAKYQEEELIS, from the coding sequence ATGGAAGATCGCGCCATCGTTCATAAAATATTATCCGGCGACCTAAATGCTTTTGAAACAATAGTTAATAGCAATCAAAAGCTGGTGGCGCATGTGGTTTTCAAGATGGTACGCCAGGCGGCCGATCGTGAAGAAGTTTGTCAGGATGTGTTTATTAAAGTGTATGAAAATCTAAAATCGTTTCAATTCAACTCAAAGTTGTCCACTTGGATTGCACGTATCGCTTATAATTCCTGTCTCAATTATTTACAAAAGAAAAAACTGCCCTTGTATAATGATGTGCCGACAACTTATGACGAAAACGAACCCATCTCCGCCGGTTTTTCAGAAAATATCTGGGGCAGTTCGCCCGGGCCGGAAGACGCGCTGATGCGGAGGCAAGTTTCGGAATACTTAAAGACAGAGATTGGACAGTTGCCGGTGCAATACCGAACGATCATAACGCTCTATCATCTGGATGAAATGAGTTATCAGGAAATCGGGCAGGTTTTAAATTTGCCCGAAGGTACTGTCAAGAGTTACCTGTTCCGTGCGCGAAAAATGCTGAAAGATAAATTACTTGCAAAGTATCAGGAAGAGGAATTAATATCATGA
- a CDS encoding protein kinase: MSAFIYRIVIMIGQNILHYKILDKLGEGGMGVVYKAQDTKLDRLVALKFLPRYVASNDTERARFLQEAKAAATLNHPNICTIHDISENAGEQFIVMECVEGVTVKQKFSDSALKIGDAIGYAIQIGEALQEAHTKGIVHRDVKSENIMVNSKNQIKVMDFGLAKLRGSVKLTKSSSTTGTLAYMAPEQIQGGEIDARADIFSFGVVLYEMLTGHTPFRGEHEAAMMYSILNEEPQPIQKFREDISSELLHVLHRALEKDPEERYQTVKDMTIDLRRLRKESTRVVRPSGSVQIREQSEPSVPETKSVQSIKPKQNRMVLIGGIGVAAAVTIAVVFSFFGKQEKVPFQKSKFTRVTSSGKAMESAISPDGRYICYTERDSGKGSLWVRQIATSSNIQIVAPQTKNPFNLTFSPDGNFIYYTQSSEQSVIPILYRIPVLGGTPVKILADVQSKVSLSPDGKQFTFHRVISSTGDFAVMIANTDGSAEKLLAAHSGVSWFNGSPSWSPDGATIASGLGTWKDGMHSELLVVDVLTGKEKRITEKTWSSVASVEWLSSGAGMIVRGAERGSDRSQIYYVSHSSGEVFRITNDANQYNSSSVTTDGKSLCITQSEIDFQLHYIRNGNASNSSKISSQKDDGLSGLTIGKKGEIYYGSSYGGQYDIWTVDSSGKKQRQITTDPAVDIVSSVTPDGKYILFSSYETTDTPSIWRIGVDGSGRKQLTSGSEDYSPIMDPSGKHIVIASWILGPMRIMTIPADGGERVDLSKIDGLSPTLSPDGSLVYFLHRANDSPTGSVYSVPVEGGSANKIFDLPRNAADFVRCRPGRQELSYILEDGGVDNIWTCALDGSSAKPYTNFKENVIANFEWMPDGNSLVASRGKVSRDVILITEEK, from the coding sequence GTGTCTGCGTTTATCTACAGGATCGTGATTATGATAGGCCAGAATATTTTACATTACAAAATTCTCGATAAACTCGGCGAGGGTGGAATGGGCGTCGTGTATAAAGCACAGGATACCAAACTCGACCGGCTAGTTGCGTTGAAGTTTCTCCCCCGCTACGTCGCATCCAACGATACAGAACGCGCGCGTTTTCTTCAGGAAGCGAAAGCCGCGGCAACCCTGAATCATCCTAACATCTGCACCATTCATGATATTAGTGAAAATGCCGGAGAGCAATTTATTGTCATGGAATGTGTTGAGGGCGTGACCGTAAAACAGAAATTTTCAGATTCCGCTCTTAAGATCGGTGATGCAATAGGCTATGCAATTCAAATCGGCGAAGCCTTACAGGAAGCACACACAAAAGGTATTGTTCATCGTGATGTGAAATCCGAGAACATCATGGTCAATTCCAAAAATCAAATCAAAGTAATGGATTTCGGATTGGCCAAATTACGTGGCTCGGTCAAACTTACCAAATCCTCCAGTACTACCGGAACGCTTGCCTACATGGCGCCAGAACAGATCCAGGGAGGAGAAATCGACGCACGGGCGGATATTTTTTCGTTTGGTGTTGTCTTGTATGAAATGTTGACTGGGCATACGCCGTTCCGCGGGGAGCATGAAGCCGCGATGATGTATTCGATACTGAATGAAGAACCGCAACCGATACAAAAGTTCCGCGAAGATATTTCCTCTGAACTGCTTCACGTTCTGCATCGCGCACTTGAAAAAGATCCTGAAGAAAGATACCAGACGGTCAAGGATATGACCATCGATCTGCGGCGGCTGAGAAAGGAATCCACTCGCGTTGTTCGCCCATCCGGAAGCGTTCAAATTCGTGAACAATCCGAACCTTCGGTTCCGGAGACGAAGAGCGTACAGTCCATTAAGCCAAAACAAAACCGAATGGTTTTGATAGGCGGTATTGGTGTTGCGGCTGCAGTCACTATTGCGGTGGTATTCTCATTTTTTGGAAAACAAGAAAAAGTTCCGTTCCAGAAGTCGAAATTCACCAGGGTTACGTCCAGCGGCAAGGCAATGGAATCTGCGATTTCTCCTGACGGCCGATATATTTGTTACACAGAAAGAGATTCCGGAAAAGGATCTCTTTGGGTCCGGCAGATCGCAACGTCCAGCAATATTCAGATCGTTGCCCCGCAAACGAAAAACCCGTTCAATCTCACTTTTTCACCGGACGGCAATTTTATTTATTATACCCAATCCTCCGAACAGTCCGTAATACCCATTCTGTATCGAATTCCCGTTCTGGGCGGCACCCCCGTCAAGATCCTTGCAGATGTGCAGTCAAAAGTTTCCCTGTCCCCGGACGGAAAACAATTTACGTTTCATAGGGTCATCAGCAGTACCGGTGATTTTGCCGTGATGATTGCCAATACGGACGGATCCGCAGAAAAACTTCTTGCCGCCCATAGCGGCGTGTCGTGGTTCAATGGCAGCCCTTCGTGGTCCCCGGATGGAGCCACCATCGCGAGCGGATTGGGAACGTGGAAGGACGGCATGCATTCGGAATTACTTGTCGTGGACGTACTGACGGGAAAAGAAAAACGCATAACGGAAAAAACCTGGTCGTCCGTTGCCAGCGTGGAGTGGCTCTCGTCCGGAGCAGGTATGATCGTGCGCGGGGCGGAACGCGGTTCGGACCGGTCGCAGATCTACTACGTTTCGCATTCTTCCGGAGAAGTTTTCAGGATCACCAACGATGCAAACCAATACAACTCCTCCAGCGTGACGACCGACGGAAAGAGTCTATGTATCACGCAGAGTGAAATCGATTTTCAGCTTCATTATATTAGAAATGGAAATGCTTCTAATTCTTCTAAGATCAGCAGCCAAAAGGATGACGGATTAAGCGGCCTGACGATCGGAAAAAAGGGCGAAATATATTACGGTTCGTCCTATGGCGGGCAATACGATATCTGGACGGTGGATAGTTCCGGCAAGAAGCAGAGGCAAATAACCACCGATCCGGCCGTTGATATCGTTTCCTCCGTTACGCCCGATGGAAAATACATTTTGTTTTCTTCGTATGAAACGACGGACACGCCCAGTATATGGCGCATCGGTGTTGATGGCAGCGGCCGCAAGCAGCTGACATCAGGGAGCGAGGATTACTCTCCGATCATGGACCCGAGCGGTAAACACATTGTGATAGCATCCTGGATTCTGGGCCCGATGAGAATCATGACGATACCGGCCGACGGAGGAGAACGCGTTGACCTTTCGAAGATCGACGGTTTATCCCCCACTCTGTCTCCGGACGGATCTTTGGTGTATTTTCTACATCGTGCTAACGACAGTCCGACGGGCTCCGTTTACAGCGTTCCTGTTGAAGGAGGAAGCGCGAATAAAATATTCGATCTCCCACGGAACGCAGCCGATTTTGTCCGATGCAGGCCGGGCCGACAGGAGTTGAGCTACATCCTTGAAGATGGCGGCGTAGACAATATCTGGACATGCGCCTTAGACGGTTCTTCAGCAAAACCCTATACAAATTTTAAGGAAAATGTGATTGCTAATTTCGAATGGATGCCGGATGGTAATTCTCTGGTTGCCTCTCGCGGCAAGGTTTCAAGAGACGTGATATTGATCACAGAAGAAAAATAA
- a CDS encoding protein kinase codes for MIGQTISNYKILDKLGEGGMGIVYKAHDTKLDREVALKFLPHYVASSDTERARFLQEAKAAATLNHPNVCVIYDIQEADDQQFIVMEYVDGMTVKQKFSESPLKISDAISYAVQIGEALQEAHAKGIVHRDVKSENIMINSKNQIKVMDFGLAKLRGSVKLTKSSSTTGTLAYMAPEQIQGQEIDARADIFSFGVVLYEMLTGNTPFRGEHEAAMMYSILNEEPQPIQKFREDISSELLHVLHRALEKDPEERYQTVKDMTIDLRRMKKESTRVMRTQDFGSSEKSGSKINSKPMESALPMWFSKKYITGAGILLLIALTFVFREYFFSGSTAKNEKKTMVVLPFENLGPSDKDYFVDGMTDEITSRLSGVSGLGVIARTSAMQYKGTSKTFKQIGEELGVNFILQGTVRWETLNGETHVRVNPTVIKVEDGTQAWSQSMESVLSSAFKLQSDIASKVASALNVALLKSEKQTLETALTHNSEAYDYYLKAVQYSERSNSLNDMEIGIQLLNRAIQLDPSFAAAYAKLSYVHSNIYWFYYDRSESRVEESRIAAERAIQLAPQLSETRAAMAWYYYHGKLDYENALEQFSLALKYRPNNPDVDYGVAAVLRRQGKMKESVEAFKRSIAGNPRVAEIVRQLGETLTLTRDYEEADTYYSKAILLSPDNIDVYYEKAKSLLLWKSDLAGARKIVEDGKHLGKVGGETDYLNYLKFLIELSQGNFNDAEDALKPMSSSGGLSDQFQFYPTSLLRAQLETLRGNKQIAAVWFDSARIFIEQHLKTNPYDERGFSSLGIALAGLSQKENAIRAGLRGVELLPIEKEAWRGAFRIYDLAKIYALTGEQDKAVNELERLLSIPSETSTIWLKADPAFVSLRGNKRFQKLVSGKL; via the coding sequence ATGATAGGACAGACAATTTCTAATTATAAGATTCTCGACAAGCTCGGCGAAGGCGGTATGGGTATCGTGTATAAAGCGCACGATACCAAGCTTGACCGCGAGGTTGCATTGAAATTTCTCCCCCACTACGTTGCCTCCAGCGATACGGAGCGCGCGCGTTTCCTTCAGGAGGCCAAAGCCGCGGCTACGCTAAATCATCCGAATGTGTGCGTGATCTATGACATTCAGGAAGCCGATGATCAACAATTTATCGTGATGGAATATGTGGACGGCATGACGGTGAAACAAAAATTTTCCGAATCGCCATTGAAAATCAGCGATGCGATAAGTTATGCTGTTCAAATCGGCGAAGCTTTACAGGAAGCGCATGCAAAAGGCATCGTTCACCGCGACGTGAAATCCGAGAACATCATGATCAATTCTAAGAACCAGATCAAAGTGATGGATTTTGGGTTGGCCAAACTACGCGGCTCTGTGAAACTCACTAAATCATCAAGCACGACAGGAACTCTCGCTTACATGGCGCCGGAACAGATTCAGGGACAGGAGATCGACGCACGGGCGGATATTTTTTCGTTTGGAGTTGTGTTGTATGAAATGCTGACAGGCAATACGCCGTTCCGTGGTGAACATGAAGCCGCGATGATGTATTCCATTCTGAATGAAGAACCACAGCCGATACAGAAATTCCGTGAAGACATTTCCTCTGAACTGCTGCACGTTCTGCATCGCGCGCTTGAAAAAGATCCTGAAGAAAGATACCAGACCGTCAAGGATATGACGATCGATCTGCGACGAATGAAAAAGGAGTCGACGAGAGTGATGCGTACTCAGGACTTCGGTTCATCTGAAAAAAGCGGGTCAAAAATAAATTCAAAGCCGATGGAATCGGCATTACCGATGTGGTTTTCAAAAAAATATATTACCGGCGCCGGTATTCTTCTTCTTATCGCATTAACTTTCGTTTTCAGAGAGTATTTTTTTTCAGGTTCGACGGCCAAGAACGAAAAGAAGACCATGGTCGTGCTTCCGTTTGAAAACCTGGGGCCGAGTGACAAAGACTATTTCGTTGACGGCATGACCGATGAGATCACAAGTCGGTTATCCGGTGTGTCCGGGCTTGGGGTTATTGCCAGAACGAGCGCCATGCAATATAAAGGCACATCAAAAACGTTCAAACAGATCGGCGAAGAGTTGGGCGTCAATTTCATTTTGCAGGGAACGGTTCGCTGGGAGACGCTGAACGGCGAAACGCATGTTCGTGTAAACCCCACGGTCATTAAAGTTGAAGACGGGACGCAGGCTTGGTCGCAGTCAATGGAGTCGGTTCTCTCGAGCGCTTTCAAACTACAATCCGATATCGCCAGCAAGGTTGCGTCTGCCCTGAACGTTGCATTATTAAAATCCGAGAAACAGACACTCGAAACGGCCTTGACACATAATTCAGAAGCTTATGACTATTATCTTAAAGCCGTCCAGTATTCTGAACGAAGTAATTCCTTAAATGATATGGAAATCGGTATTCAGCTCTTGAACCGCGCCATTCAGCTTGATCCCTCCTTCGCAGCGGCCTATGCTAAACTTTCTTATGTACATTCAAACATTTACTGGTTCTATTACGACCGATCGGAAAGCCGCGTTGAGGAATCCAGGATAGCCGCAGAAAGAGCCATTCAGCTCGCCCCGCAACTTTCAGAAACCCGCGCAGCTATGGCATGGTATTATTACCACGGGAAACTCGACTATGAGAACGCGCTGGAACAGTTCTCACTTGCCTTGAAGTACCGCCCTAATAATCCGGATGTAGACTACGGTGTTGCGGCCGTTCTCCGCCGTCAGGGAAAAATGAAAGAGTCCGTTGAAGCCTTCAAACGATCTATCGCCGGCAACCCGCGCGTAGCGGAAATCGTTCGTCAGTTAGGTGAAACGTTGACGCTGACACGTGATTACGAGGAAGCGGATACCTATTACAGCAAGGCGATTCTGCTTTCTCCGGATAATATCGACGTCTATTATGAAAAAGCCAAGAGCCTGCTTTTGTGGAAATCTGATTTGGCCGGCGCGCGAAAGATCGTTGAAGACGGAAAACATTTGGGAAAAGTTGGAGGAGAAACGGATTATCTTAATTACCTGAAGTTTCTTATCGAATTATCGCAAGGCAACTTCAATGACGCAGAAGACGCGTTGAAACCGATGTCGTCATCCGGGGGTCTCAGCGATCAATTTCAGTTTTATCCGACATCCTTACTTCGCGCGCAGCTGGAAACTTTGCGCGGTAATAAACAAATCGCGGCGGTATGGTTTGACAGCGCCAGGATCTTCATTGAACAGCACCTGAAAACTAATCCGTACGATGAGCGCGGCTTTAGTTCGCTCGGTATAGCGCTTGCCGGATTGAGTCAAAAGGAAAACGCTATCCGTGCCGGCCTGCGAGGAGTTGAATTACTCCCGATAGAAAAGGAAGCCTGGCGAGGGGCTTTCCGCATTTACGATCTTGCCAAAATCTATGCGCTGACGGGTGAGCAGGATAAAGCCGTGAACGAACTTGAGCGACTACTGTCCATTCCGTCTGAAACATCCACAATTTGGCTAAAAGCAGACCCGGCCTTTGTCTCGCTTCGCGGGAATAAAAGGTTTCAGAAATTAGTTAGCGGGAAGTTGTAG